In Acidaminococcus fermentans DSM 20731, one genomic interval encodes:
- a CDS encoding MATE family efflux transporter → MAKTSTKDMTRGGIFPHLFWFALPLLFGNLFQQLYNAVDSVVVGNFVGSAALGGVTSVMPCINTLVGFFLGMSTGASVVIAQYFGAKMGAELRRAVHTSLVGTFLLSLVFMALGWTITPFLVKSMQTAPTVAPHSITYLRIYFAGITGLMIYNMGSAILRAVGDSKRPLYFLALTSFLNVVLDLYFVIGLRWGVAGVAYATILSQFVSAVLVLVVLFRSREIYSLTWGEMRLDRTMLKKIVDVGLPAGFQMALTAFSNIFVQSYVNAFGAAYTAGWGIYIRMDMFVIMPMQSIALAITTFTGQNAGAGNPDRIHKGIRVAMTMAFVATTCLVIPEFFLAPHIVRLFNQEPEVVAKGVLFIRCVCLFDIFACMNQILAGMLRGIGDARAPMVIMLFSFVLFRQLYLLVVSHLTPSIIPIALGYPMGWMMCNLLQWIYYHKSGWERRITGLKSA, encoded by the coding sequence TTGGCCAAAACGTCCACGAAGGATATGACCCGGGGCGGGATCTTCCCGCATCTTTTCTGGTTTGCCCTGCCCCTCCTGTTCGGGAACCTGTTCCAGCAGCTGTACAATGCAGTGGATTCTGTGGTGGTGGGGAATTTCGTGGGTTCTGCGGCCCTGGGCGGGGTGACCTCCGTCATGCCCTGCATCAACACCCTGGTGGGCTTTTTCCTGGGGATGAGCACCGGGGCCAGCGTGGTGATCGCCCAGTATTTCGGGGCAAAAATGGGAGCAGAACTGCGCCGGGCGGTCCATACCTCCCTGGTGGGGACCTTCCTTCTGTCCCTGGTGTTCATGGCCCTGGGCTGGACCATCACGCCCTTCCTGGTGAAGAGCATGCAGACGGCGCCTACGGTGGCACCCCATTCCATCACCTATCTGCGGATTTATTTCGCCGGCATCACCGGCCTGATGATCTACAACATGGGGTCCGCCATCCTGCGGGCCGTGGGAGATTCCAAACGGCCGCTGTATTTTTTGGCCCTCACCTCCTTCCTGAATGTGGTGCTGGACCTGTATTTCGTCATCGGGCTCCGCTGGGGAGTGGCCGGTGTGGCTTACGCCACCATCCTGAGCCAGTTCGTTTCGGCGGTGCTGGTGCTGGTGGTGCTCTTCCGCAGCCGGGAGATCTATTCCCTGACCTGGGGGGAGATGCGCCTGGACCGGACCATGCTGAAAAAAATCGTGGATGTGGGGCTGCCCGCCGGGTTCCAGATGGCCCTGACGGCTTTTTCCAACATCTTCGTCCAGTCCTATGTGAATGCCTTCGGCGCTGCTTATACGGCAGGGTGGGGCATCTATATCCGGATGGATATGTTCGTGATCATGCCCATGCAGAGCATTGCCCTGGCCATCACCACCTTTACCGGGCAGAACGCCGGTGCCGGGAATCCGGACCGGATCCACAAAGGGATCCGGGTGGCCATGACCATGGCGTTTGTGGCCACCACCTGTCTGGTGATCCCGGAATTTTTCCTGGCCCCGCATATCGTGCGGTTGTTCAACCAGGAGCCGGAAGTGGTGGCAAAAGGCGTACTGTTCATCCGCTGTGTGTGCCTTTTTGACATCTTCGCCTGCATGAACCAGATCCTGGCCGGGATGCTCCGGGGGATCGGAGATGCCCGGGCACCCATGGTGATCATGCTGTTTTCCTTCGTCCTTTTCCGGCAACTGTACCTGCTGGTGGTGAGCCATCTGACCCCCAGCATCATCCCCATCGCCCTGGGCTATCCCATGGGCTGGATGATGTGCAATCTGCTCCAGTGGATCTATTACCACAAGAGCGGGTGGGAGAGACGGATCACCGGGCTGAAAAGTGCCTGA
- the trpS gene encoding tryptophan--tRNA ligase codes for MTKIILTGDRPTGHLHVGHFVGSLQERVLLQNSGKFDEIYFMIADAQALTDNAENPEKVRQNVLQVALDYLAVGIDPQKATIFIQSLIPELFELSTYYMDLVTVARVQRNPTVKAEIQQKNFEASVPLGFFCYPVSQAADITAFHATHVPVGEDQKPMLEQCREIVHKFNSVYGETLTEPDIVLPSNKACLRLPGLDGKAKMSKSLGNCIYLSDDADTIKKKVMSMFTDPTHIQVSDPGHVEGNPVFTYLDAFSKPEHFAAFLPDYANLDELKAHYQRGGLGDMKIKRFLNEVLQSVLGPIRERREYWEARKPEVVDILKEGTARAEAKAAQTLSEVRAAMKINYFENDNLLK; via the coding sequence ATGACAAAAATCATTCTGACCGGGGACCGTCCCACCGGCCATCTCCATGTGGGCCATTTCGTTGGCTCTCTCCAGGAACGGGTGCTGCTCCAGAACAGCGGGAAATTCGACGAAATCTACTTTATGATCGCCGATGCCCAGGCCCTGACCGACAATGCGGAAAACCCGGAAAAAGTCCGGCAGAACGTGCTCCAGGTGGCCCTGGACTACCTGGCTGTGGGCATCGATCCCCAGAAAGCCACCATCTTCATCCAGAGCCTGATCCCGGAACTCTTCGAACTGTCTACCTATTATATGGACCTGGTCACCGTGGCCCGGGTCCAGCGGAACCCCACCGTCAAGGCGGAAATCCAGCAGAAGAACTTCGAAGCCAGCGTGCCCCTGGGCTTCTTCTGCTACCCGGTGAGCCAGGCGGCGGACATCACCGCATTCCACGCCACCCATGTGCCTGTGGGGGAAGACCAGAAACCCATGTTGGAACAGTGCCGGGAAATCGTCCACAAGTTCAACAGCGTCTATGGGGAAACCCTCACCGAACCGGACATCGTGCTGCCTTCCAACAAGGCCTGCCTGCGTCTGCCCGGCCTGGACGGAAAAGCCAAGATGTCCAAATCCCTGGGCAACTGCATCTACCTGTCCGATGATGCGGACACCATCAAAAAGAAGGTCATGAGCATGTTCACCGATCCCACCCATATCCAGGTCAGCGATCCCGGCCATGTGGAAGGGAACCCGGTGTTCACCTATCTGGACGCCTTCAGCAAACCGGAACATTTTGCCGCTTTCCTGCCCGATTACGCCAACCTGGATGAGCTGAAGGCCCATTACCAGCGGGGCGGCCTGGGCGACATGAAGATCAAACGGTTCCTGAACGAAGTGCTCCAGTCCGTACTGGGCCCCATCCGGGAACGCCGGGAATACTGGGAAGCCCGGAAACCGGAAGTGGTGGACATCCTGAAGGAAGGCACTGCCCGGGCCGAAGCCAAAGCCGCTCAGACCCTCTCCGAAGTACGCGCCGCCATGAAGATCAACTACTTTGAGAACGACAACCTGCTGAAATAA
- the sstT gene encoding serine/threonine transporter SstT, with protein MNSMIRTLRKIPLIHQIAVGLIIGILIAVFLPGAVPVVGIFGDLFVRALKGVAPLLVFILVMNAMVQRKEGGDTQMKPIITLYVIGTFAASIVGVVLSFLFPQTLMLQLGNAKVNPPSGIAEVVHNLVLNIVDNPLNAILNANYIGILAWAVIIGLALHKAASPETKHVLEDLSAGITKVVTWVIHFAPLGIMGLVTQSISASGLSALISYFSLLGVLLGSYFLVALVMNPIIVYLNVRKNPYPLVWATIRESGIYAFFTRSSAANIPVNLTLCKRLGLNPDTYTISIPLGATINMAGASITISVLSLAAAHTLGVAVDLPTALLLCIVSTVGACGASGVAGGSLLLIPVACASFGISNDIAMQVVGVGFIISIIEDACETALNSSSDVLFTATAEYARRARLGTLKAEDMVPKELEEDE; from the coding sequence ATGAACTCTATGATCCGCACACTTCGTAAAATCCCCCTGATCCACCAGATCGCCGTTGGTCTCATCATCGGCATCCTGATTGCCGTGTTCCTCCCCGGCGCCGTGCCCGTGGTTGGCATCTTCGGCGACCTGTTCGTCCGGGCCCTGAAAGGGGTGGCTCCCCTGCTGGTATTCATCCTGGTGATGAACGCCATGGTCCAGCGGAAAGAAGGGGGCGACACCCAGATGAAGCCCATCATCACCCTGTATGTGATCGGTACTTTCGCCGCTTCCATCGTGGGCGTGGTCCTTTCCTTCCTGTTCCCCCAGACCCTGATGCTCCAGCTGGGAAACGCCAAGGTGAATCCCCCCAGCGGCATTGCGGAAGTGGTCCACAACCTGGTGCTGAACATCGTGGACAATCCCCTGAATGCCATCCTGAACGCCAACTACATCGGTATCCTGGCCTGGGCGGTGATCATCGGCCTGGCTCTCCACAAGGCGGCCAGCCCGGAAACCAAGCATGTGCTGGAAGACCTGTCCGCCGGCATCACCAAAGTGGTCACCTGGGTGATCCATTTCGCTCCTCTGGGGATCATGGGCCTGGTGACCCAGTCCATCAGCGCCAGCGGCCTGTCCGCCCTGATTTCCTATTTCAGCCTGCTGGGCGTGCTGCTGGGTTCCTATTTCCTGGTGGCCCTGGTGATGAACCCCATCATCGTATACCTGAACGTACGGAAGAACCCCTACCCCCTGGTGTGGGCCACCATCAGGGAAAGCGGCATCTACGCTTTCTTCACCCGTTCTTCCGCCGCCAACATCCCGGTGAACCTGACCCTGTGCAAACGGCTGGGGCTGAACCCGGATACCTACACCATCTCCATTCCCCTGGGGGCCACCATCAACATGGCCGGGGCCTCCATCACCATTTCGGTGCTGAGCCTGGCCGCCGCCCATACCCTGGGCGTGGCTGTTGACCTGCCCACGGCCCTGCTGCTGTGCATCGTTTCCACCGTAGGGGCCTGCGGGGCTTCCGGGGTGGCCGGGGGTTCCCTGCTGCTGATCCCCGTGGCCTGTGCCTCTTTCGGCATCAGCAATGACATCGCCATGCAGGTGGTGGGCGTGGGCTTCATCATCAGCATCATCGAAGACGCCTGTGAAACGGCCCTGAACAGCAGCAGCGACGTGCTGTTCACCGCCACCGCCGAATACGCCAGAAGAGCCCGGCTGGGGACCCTGAAGGCAGAGGATATGGTACCGAAGGAATTGGAAGAAGACGAATAA
- a CDS encoding bile acid:sodium symporter family protein: MSLKKVCGLIGKYFGVIAVVFLGIGLFAPHAFSWVLGKAYGVSILSVMLGIIMFGMGMTTSLHDFALVLKQPKNIFFGVCAQYFVMPFLAFLLSKAFHLDPALTVGVVLVGTCPGGTSSNVITFMSHGDVPFSVTMTSCSTVLSPIMTPLLTWLLVGKQIAFDPMGMFVSILQIVFVPIGVGLAVKNFFPKFAKEAVDYLPAVSSLVISFLIAGIIGASRNAILNSAGLILLVVMLHNVLGYLLGFAIGKLTGMSWKQMVALSIEVGMQNSGLATGLAKAHFAAMPMAGVPGAIFSAWHNISGAVLAYLYSNYLNEKFDSQYEEEGMEPVPVRVK; this comes from the coding sequence ATGAGTTTGAAAAAAGTTTGTGGACTGATCGGCAAGTATTTCGGCGTCATCGCTGTGGTGTTCCTGGGCATCGGGCTTTTCGCCCCCCATGCTTTTTCCTGGGTGCTGGGGAAGGCCTACGGGGTCTCCATCCTCAGCGTCATGCTGGGGATCATCATGTTCGGCATGGGGATGACCACCAGCCTCCACGATTTCGCCCTGGTGCTGAAGCAGCCCAAGAACATTTTCTTCGGGGTCTGTGCCCAGTATTTCGTCATGCCCTTCCTGGCTTTTCTGCTCTCCAAGGCCTTCCATCTGGATCCAGCCCTGACGGTGGGGGTGGTGCTGGTGGGCACCTGCCCCGGCGGGACGTCCTCCAACGTGATCACCTTCATGAGCCATGGGGATGTGCCCTTTTCCGTGACCATGACCAGCTGCTCCACGGTGCTGAGTCCCATCATGACCCCGCTTCTGACCTGGCTGCTGGTGGGCAAGCAGATCGCCTTTGATCCCATGGGCATGTTCGTTTCCATCCTCCAGATCGTGTTCGTGCCCATCGGTGTGGGCCTGGCGGTGAAGAACTTCTTCCCCAAATTCGCCAAAGAAGCGGTGGATTACCTGCCCGCCGTTTCCAGTCTGGTGATCAGCTTCCTGATTGCCGGGATCATCGGAGCCAGCCGGAACGCCATCCTGAACAGCGCCGGACTGATCCTCCTGGTGGTGATGCTCCACAATGTGCTGGGGTATCTGCTGGGCTTTGCCATCGGCAAGCTCACCGGCATGAGCTGGAAACAGATGGTGGCCCTGTCCATCGAAGTGGGGATGCAGAATTCCGGTCTGGCCACCGGCCTGGCCAAGGCCCATTTCGCCGCCATGCCCATGGCCGGTGTCCCCGGAGCCATCTTCAGTGCCTGGCACAACATCTCCGGTGCCGTCCTGGCCTACCTGTACAGCAACTATCTGAATGAAAAGTTCGATTCCCAGTATGAAGAAGAAGGGATGGAACCGGTACCGGTGAGGGTGAAATGA
- the mgtE gene encoding magnesium transporter, whose translation MDEQKENHSVEEKQEELEERVENELISALNRKDKEAVLKLVEDSHPIDLAYALEEASDSDIVFLATILPDQQMAEIIEQADDELQVRIMKLFDLNKIIRIFQHMSKDDIVDILGDMPANRRKELVKLMKSSDQEVIRNLLGYGESTAGGIMTTEYISMRSSLTVSQALEKVKEIAPKTEEINILYVLNEKKQLVGTVSLRELLVAKNYDTLQDIMEDNVISVEPEADQEDVARLVSKYDLHAIPVVNKRKGMLGIITVDDIIDVIEEENTEDMLKMGGVSKEEDVDSTVLESVKLRLPWLLINLVTAFLASSVVSLFEDTISQVVALAAAMPIVAGMGGNAGTQTLAVVVRGIALGDIKLHGNGLRILRGITVGFINGLVNGIIAGAVIVWMNHNLALGLIILVAMICNLMIAALVGFLVPVVLKAMNYDPAVASSIFITTFTDVCGFFIFLGLAKMFLPYLLQ comes from the coding sequence ATGGATGAACAGAAAGAGAACCATTCTGTAGAAGAAAAACAGGAAGAACTGGAAGAACGGGTAGAGAACGAACTGATTTCCGCCCTGAACCGAAAAGATAAAGAGGCTGTCCTGAAGCTGGTGGAAGATTCCCACCCCATCGACCTGGCCTATGCCCTGGAAGAAGCCAGCGACAGCGACATCGTGTTCCTGGCCACCATCCTGCCGGACCAGCAGATGGCGGAGATCATCGAACAGGCTGATGACGAGCTCCAGGTCCGGATCATGAAGCTGTTCGATCTGAACAAGATCATCCGGATCTTCCAGCATATGTCCAAGGACGATATCGTGGATATCCTGGGGGATATGCCCGCCAACCGGCGGAAAGAGCTGGTCAAGCTGATGAAATCCAGCGACCAGGAAGTGATCCGGAACCTGCTGGGCTATGGGGAAAGCACTGCCGGCGGGATCATGACCACAGAATACATTTCCATGCGCAGCTCCCTTACCGTGAGCCAGGCCCTGGAAAAGGTGAAGGAAATCGCCCCCAAGACGGAAGAAATCAACATCCTCTATGTGCTCAATGAAAAAAAGCAGCTGGTGGGCACCGTGTCCCTCCGGGAACTTCTGGTGGCCAAGAACTATGACACCCTCCAGGACATCATGGAGGACAACGTGATCTCCGTGGAACCGGAAGCGGACCAGGAAGACGTGGCCCGGCTGGTATCCAAATACGACCTCCATGCCATCCCGGTGGTGAACAAGCGGAAGGGCATGCTGGGGATCATCACCGTTGACGACATCATCGACGTCATCGAAGAAGAAAACACCGAAGACATGTTGAAGATGGGCGGTGTCAGCAAGGAAGAAGACGTGGACAGCACGGTGCTGGAAAGCGTCAAGCTCCGGCTGCCCTGGCTGCTGATCAACCTGGTGACGGCGTTTTTGGCTTCCTCGGTGGTTTCTTTGTTCGAAGATACCATCAGCCAGGTGGTGGCCCTGGCCGCCGCCATGCCCATTGTAGCCGGCATGGGGGGCAACGCGGGCACCCAGACCCTGGCGGTGGTGGTCCGGGGCATTGCCCTGGGGGACATCAAACTCCACGGCAACGGACTCCGGATCCTCCGGGGCATCACCGTAGGCTTCATCAATGGCCTGGTGAACGGGATCATCGCCGGGGCAGTGATCGTGTGGATGAACCACAATCTGGCCCTGGGGCTCATCATCCTGGTGGCCATGATCTGCAACCTGATGATCGCAGCCCTGGTGGGGTTCCTGGTGCCGGTGGTCCTGAAAGCCATGAACTACGACCCGGCCGTGGCTTCCAGCATCTTCATCACCACTTTCACCGATGTATGCGGGTTCTTCATTTTCCTGGGCCTGGCCAAGATGTTTCTGCCATATTTGTTACAGTAA
- a CDS encoding class I SAM-dependent rRNA methyltransferase: MREYTKVTITRKGEKMARGGHPWVFGDEVLDVAGPVENGDLVDVVSEKKGKYIGTGFYNDHSKIRVRLLSRNANDRFDEAFFARRIQYALDYRKTVMPGEDFKDCRLIFGEADGFPGLTVDRFGDVLVAQVLSLGMEQRKELIFTQLLEQLRAMGEEVKGIYERNDVKIRELEGLTEGQGIAEIPGSTLTEQDLMPIITENGLRYRVDVVNGQKTGYFLDQKYNRLAVSRICAGKHVLDCFTHTGPFALNAAKGGAASVTAVDISGEALKRARDNFALNGLEDKIQTVEANVFEYLTDLENKKQHPFDFIILDPPAFTKSSHTVKSAFRGYKEINLKAMKLLPRGGYLATCSCSHFMKSELFVEMLHEAARDAAVSLRQVEARQQAPDHPILYNVPETDYLKFYIFQVV; the protein is encoded by the coding sequence ATGCGTGAATATACGAAAGTGACCATCACCCGCAAAGGGGAAAAAATGGCCCGGGGCGGGCACCCCTGGGTGTTCGGGGACGAAGTGCTGGACGTGGCCGGTCCTGTGGAAAACGGGGACCTGGTGGACGTGGTCAGCGAGAAGAAGGGCAAGTACATCGGTACCGGTTTCTACAACGACCATTCCAAGATCCGGGTGCGGCTCCTGTCCCGGAACGCCAACGACCGGTTCGATGAAGCCTTCTTTGCACGGCGGATCCAGTACGCCCTGGATTACCGGAAAACCGTCATGCCCGGAGAGGATTTCAAAGACTGCCGGCTGATCTTCGGGGAAGCTGACGGCTTCCCGGGACTCACCGTGGACCGGTTCGGGGACGTTCTGGTGGCCCAGGTGCTGAGCCTGGGCATGGAACAGCGGAAGGAACTGATTTTCACCCAGCTCCTGGAGCAGCTCCGGGCCATGGGCGAAGAGGTGAAAGGCATCTACGAACGGAACGATGTGAAGATCCGGGAACTGGAAGGGCTCACGGAAGGCCAGGGCATTGCGGAAATCCCCGGCAGCACCCTGACGGAACAGGATCTCATGCCCATCATCACGGAAAACGGCCTCCGGTACCGGGTGGACGTGGTGAACGGCCAGAAAACCGGCTATTTCCTGGACCAGAAATACAACCGGCTGGCGGTTTCCCGGATCTGTGCCGGCAAGCATGTACTGGACTGCTTCACCCACACCGGTCCCTTTGCCCTGAACGCGGCCAAAGGGGGCGCTGCCAGCGTCACGGCGGTGGATATTTCCGGGGAAGCCCTGAAACGGGCCCGGGACAACTTTGCCCTCAACGGACTGGAAGACAAAATCCAGACCGTGGAAGCCAATGTGTTCGAATACCTGACGGATCTGGAAAACAAAAAGCAGCATCCCTTCGATTTCATCATCCTGGATCCCCCGGCCTTTACCAAAAGCAGCCACACGGTGAAAAGCGCCTTCCGGGGCTACAAGGAGATCAACCTGAAGGCCATGAAGCTGCTGCCCCGGGGAGGCTACCTGGCCACCTGCAGCTGCAGCCATTTCATGAAAAGCGAACTGTTCGTGGAAATGCTCCATGAGGCCGCCCGGGATGCGGCGGTTTCCCTCCGGCAGGTGGAAGCCCGGCAGCAGGCTCCGGATCACCCGATCCTGTACAATGTGCCGGAAACTGATTATCTGAAATTCTATATCTTCCAGGTGGTGTAA
- a CDS encoding IMP dehydrogenase — protein MAFIYDEPAHTFSEYLLVPGYSSSECIPANVSLKTPLVKFKKGEEPALTLNIPLVSAIMQSVSDDNMAIALSREGGISFIYGSQTIESEAAMVARVKSFKAGFVVSDSNLRPESTLADVLALKEKTGHSTMAVTSDGSKNGHLEGIVTSRDYRISRMNMEDQVKDFMTPVSDMVVGSSDITLKQANDIIWEHKLNTLPIIDKEGNLMYMVFRKDYSTHKQYPLELLDNQKRHVVGAGINTRDYEQRVPALVEAGADVLCIDSSEGYSEWQKRTLKWIRDKYGDSVKVGAGNVVDAEGFRFLAECGADFVKIGIGGGSICITREQKGIGRGQATAVIEVAKARDEYFKETGIYVPICSDGGIVYDYHMTLALAMGADFLMLGRYFARFDESPTNKVNINGTYMKEYWGEGSARARNWQRYDLGGDKKLSFEEGVDSYVPYAGGLKDNVNLTISKMRSTMCNCGALTIPELQKKAKLTLVSATSLVEGGAHDVLLKENTSSNYPK, from the coding sequence ATGGCTTTTATCTATGATGAACCTGCTCATACTTTCAGTGAGTATCTTTTAGTTCCTGGATATTCTTCCAGCGAATGCATCCCGGCAAATGTGAGTCTGAAGACTCCGCTGGTGAAATTCAAAAAAGGTGAAGAACCGGCTCTGACCCTGAATATTCCCCTGGTTTCCGCCATCATGCAGTCCGTATCCGACGACAACATGGCCATCGCTCTGTCCCGTGAAGGGGGCATCTCCTTCATCTACGGGTCCCAGACCATCGAAAGCGAAGCTGCCATGGTGGCCCGGGTCAAGAGCTTCAAGGCCGGATTCGTGGTCAGCGACTCCAACCTGCGTCCGGAAAGCACCCTGGCCGATGTACTGGCCCTGAAGGAAAAGACCGGCCACAGCACCATGGCCGTTACCAGCGACGGCAGCAAGAACGGTCATCTGGAAGGCATCGTCACCAGCCGTGACTACCGGATCAGCCGTATGAACATGGAAGACCAGGTGAAGGATTTCATGACCCCGGTTTCCGACATGGTGGTGGGCAGCAGCGACATCACCCTGAAACAGGCCAATGACATCATCTGGGAACACAAACTGAACACCCTGCCCATTATCGACAAAGAGGGCAACCTGATGTACATGGTGTTCCGGAAAGACTACTCCACCCATAAACAGTATCCCCTGGAACTGCTGGACAACCAGAAACGCCACGTGGTAGGTGCCGGCATCAACACCCGTGACTACGAACAGCGGGTACCGGCCCTGGTGGAAGCCGGTGCGGACGTACTGTGCATCGACTCCTCCGAAGGCTACAGTGAATGGCAGAAACGGACCCTGAAATGGATCCGGGACAAATACGGTGATTCCGTCAAGGTAGGGGCCGGCAACGTGGTGGACGCCGAAGGCTTCCGGTTCCTGGCAGAATGCGGCGCTGACTTCGTGAAGATCGGGATCGGCGGCGGTTCCATCTGCATCACCCGGGAACAGAAAGGCATCGGCCGGGGCCAGGCTACGGCAGTCATCGAAGTGGCCAAGGCCCGGGACGAATACTTCAAGGAAACCGGCATCTACGTGCCCATCTGCTCCGACGGCGGCATTGTGTACGATTATCACATGACCCTGGCTCTGGCCATGGGTGCTGACTTCCTGATGCTGGGCCGGTATTTCGCCCGGTTCGACGAATCCCCCACCAACAAGGTGAACATCAACGGCACCTACATGAAGGAATACTGGGGCGAAGGTTCCGCCCGTGCCCGGAACTGGCAGCGGTATGACCTGGGCGGCGACAAGAAACTCTCCTTCGAAGAAGGGGTGGATTCCTACGTGCCCTACGCCGGCGGCCTGAAAGACAACGTGAACCTGACCATCTCCAAGATGCGGTCCACCATGTGCAACTGCGGGGCTCTCACCATCCCCGAACTGCAGAAAAAGGCCAAACTGACCCTGGTATCCGCCACCAGCCTGGTGGAAGGCGGGGCCCACGACGTTCTGCTGAAAGAAAATACTTCTTCCAACTATCCGAAATGA
- the purD gene encoding phosphoribosylamine--glycine ligase has protein sequence MQVLVIGGGGREHTLVWKLAQSKKVTKLYAAPGNPGMKDLAECVDLDIADLDGLADWAEKHAIDLTVVGPEAPLVAGIVDVFKARGLTIFGPSAKAAEIEGSKIFSKELMEKYGVPTAFFKVCDNLADARAFVEEKGAPIVIKADGLAAGKGVVVAMTRDEALAALDEMMGAHKFGSAGNRVVIEEFMEGEEASLLAFTDGKTIVPMLAAQDHKRVNDGDQGPNTGGMGAYCPAPVMTDALKEKTVKEVLRPIVDALAKEGRPYSGCLYAGLMIKGDSVKVVEFNARFGDPETQVVLPLLKSDLAEIMVACANGTLTPDLVEWSDKAAVCVVMASGGYPASYKKGIPITGLKAANAMDNVVVFHAGTREEDGKILTNGGRVLGVTAVADDIPSAQQKAYDAVDKIHFDGAHYRQDIAWRALRRLKAK, from the coding sequence ATGCAGGTACTGGTAATTGGCGGCGGCGGCCGGGAACATACCCTGGTCTGGAAGCTGGCCCAAAGCAAAAAGGTGACGAAACTCTACGCAGCTCCCGGGAATCCCGGCATGAAGGACCTGGCGGAATGTGTGGACCTGGATATTGCGGACCTGGACGGTCTGGCGGACTGGGCGGAAAAACACGCCATCGACCTGACGGTGGTGGGGCCGGAAGCCCCGCTGGTGGCCGGTATCGTGGATGTGTTCAAAGCCCGGGGTCTGACCATTTTCGGGCCCAGTGCCAAAGCGGCGGAAATCGAAGGCTCCAAGATTTTCTCCAAGGAACTGATGGAAAAGTACGGGGTGCCCACGGCCTTCTTCAAGGTGTGCGACAACCTGGCGGATGCCAGGGCCTTTGTGGAAGAAAAAGGCGCGCCCATCGTGATCAAGGCGGACGGCCTGGCTGCCGGCAAGGGTGTGGTGGTGGCCATGACCAGGGACGAAGCCCTGGCAGCCCTGGACGAAATGATGGGAGCCCACAAGTTCGGCAGTGCCGGCAACCGGGTGGTCATCGAAGAGTTCATGGAAGGGGAGGAAGCCTCCCTGCTGGCCTTCACCGATGGGAAGACCATTGTGCCCATGCTGGCCGCCCAGGACCACAAACGGGTGAATGACGGGGACCAGGGGCCCAATACCGGGGGCATGGGGGCCTACTGCCCGGCTCCGGTGATGACCGATGCCCTGAAGGAAAAAACCGTGAAGGAAGTGCTGCGCCCCATTGTGGATGCCCTGGCCAAGGAAGGCCGGCCTTATTCCGGCTGCCTGTATGCCGGTCTCATGATCAAAGGGGACAGTGTAAAAGTGGTGGAATTCAACGCCCGGTTCGGGGATCCGGAAACCCAGGTGGTGCTGCCCCTGCTGAAAAGCGACCTGGCAGAGATCATGGTGGCCTGCGCCAACGGCACCCTGACCCCTGACCTGGTGGAATGGAGCGACAAGGCGGCCGTATGCGTGGTCATGGCCAGCGGCGGCTACCCGGCATCCTACAAGAAGGGGATCCCCATCACCGGTCTGAAAGCGGCCAATGCCATGGACAATGTGGTGGTTTTCCACGCCGGTACCCGGGAAGAGGACGGGAAGATCCTCACCAACGGGGGCCGTGTGCTGGGGGTGACCGCTGTGGCTGATGACATTCCTTCCGCCCAGCAGAAAGCCTATGACGCCGTGGACAAGATCCATTTCGACGGGGCCCATTACCGCCAGGATATTGCCTGGAGAGCCCTGCGCCGGCTGAAGGCAAAATAA
- a CDS encoding IMP cyclohydrolase → MKIRRALLSVSDKTGIVKLGYFLNNNGVEIISTGGTMKVLKEAGVPVTYVSDVTGTPEMMDGRVKTLNPKIHGGILAVRSNPKHMEDMKKNGIQPIDLVVVNLYPFQQTIAKPDVTEAEAIENIDIGGPAMVRASAKNFHDVVIITNPDRYEDLIHMLKEKGDIDLKTRKMLAQEAFAHTAEYDTAIAAYLKKQLESEE, encoded by the coding sequence TTGAAAATTCGCAGAGCATTACTGAGCGTTTCTGATAAGACCGGCATTGTGAAGCTGGGCTATTTCCTGAACAACAACGGGGTGGAAATCATTTCCACCGGCGGTACCATGAAAGTCCTGAAGGAAGCCGGCGTGCCGGTGACCTATGTGAGCGATGTGACCGGGACCCCGGAAATGATGGACGGCCGGGTGAAGACCCTGAACCCCAAGATCCACGGGGGCATCCTGGCGGTGCGCAGCAATCCCAAACATATGGAAGACATGAAGAAAAACGGGATCCAGCCCATCGACCTGGTGGTGGTGAACCTGTATCCCTTCCAGCAGACCATTGCCAAACCGGATGTTACGGAAGCCGAAGCCATCGAAAACATCGATATCGGCGGGCCGGCCATGGTCCGGGCTTCTGCCAAGAACTTCCACGATGTGGTGATCATCACCAATCCGGACCGGTATGAAGACCTGATCCACATGCTGAAGGAAAAAGGCGACATCGACCTGAAGACCCGGAAGATGCTGGCCCAGGAAGCCTTTGCCCATACGGCGGAATACGATACGGCCATTGCAGCCTATCTGAAGAAGCAGCTGGAAAGCGAAGAATAA